The window AACTTTAATGTGATCAACAATTTGCGGCGGGGCGCTGCACCAAAAATCTAGACCTTGATCGGCATATTCTGGGTATCCCAATTGTTGAGCTACCGCTTGAGCGTGTTCTAAACTAGTCAGATGTCCAATTAGACCAAACATGTAGTGTGTATTAGGCGTTTGCTGCGTCGAAAGCGTGGAATTGAGTGGGTAAGTGAGAATACCTAACCTTAAAAATACAACAAAGTGTGAAGTATGAAGTATGAAGTATGAAGTGTAAAGTCTGGAATTTTAGCAAAATGGTGAATTTAATTCTGACTTTTGAGTTCTTTTTTAACCTTCATTCCTCATGCTTCATCCTTCATACTTGTTTAAGCAGCTGAGAGTCCGTAGGCTGATAAGCGCATGATATCTCTGGTTGTGAAGCCAATGTTACTTAAAGCTTCACCGTATTGAATCATGAAGTCTTCGACTAAAGCTTCTTTTTCCATTGCTAACACTTCAGCATCGGTCGCTACTTGGTTGAGCATTTTCCAAACAATGGGTAGGTTTTGGCGGTTTGCTTCTTCTAGTTCAGCTTTGGAGGCTTCAAAGTTAGCTTTCAGCCAAACTTCACCAAAGTTTAAATGACTATACTCATCTTTGACTACACCCTCAGTAATTTTGCGGGCAAAAGCATCAGCAACAGGGATGTAGATGTTGTAGGCCGCGATCGCAAAACATTCAATAATCAAAGATTGAATCAGTAAGCAGGTGACAACCTTACCTTGGGCGGCGGCGACTTTAAAGTTATCGTGCAGAGGTGCAAAAAACTCCTTAGCAAATTGCAAATCTGGTGTCACGTTTAAATTGCGGCCGCAAGCTTCAAAGCCTTTTTTATGGCGGCTTTCCATTTTCGACAAGCGAATTAAATCATCACTATGATCAGGCAGCAGTTCAGCTAGTTTAATGTAATTCTCATAAGCTTCTTGTTCCCCTTCAATCACGATCGCATTAATGCGACTATAGGCATCTTTATATGTTTCACTTTGGAAATCTATTTCTAATCCATCTGCTAACTGCTGCATGGTATCGTCACTCCTGTAAAATGAATCATTTGATACTAACGCTTAATTTACCCTGTCATTTTAGGGCAATCTTCACTGTTGTTTAATTTAACTTAACAAGTCACTATGTAATAGATTAGCTTTTGCTGGGGGCGATACTCTAGTACTAAAGAAACAAATGCAGAGAGTCGATTTAATCGTCAAGAGTCAATAATTAAGTTTCTCGCTAGTCCCTAGCCTCTAGCCCCTAAGCTCTGCTATCTCACACTTATGATGAAATCAAGTTGGCATCTCAAATCTGGCGATATTTTTAGTTTAGCGGTACTGCTGTTAGGCGCATTCATTGTCTTGCTACCGCTATTTGTTGTGTTTTTCACTTCTTTTGCACCCCCTGGCGCGACTCCAGATATCACGATGCCGCGAAATTGGTCGTTAGATAATTATCATGATGCGTGGCAGCGCGGGAAGTTCCTTTTAGCTTTTGCTAATTCTACTGTAGTAGCGATCGCAGTCACCGCATTTCAGCTAATCACCTCTGCTTTGGCTGGTTACGCCTTGGCAAGATTGAAATTTCGTGGCAGACAAGCATTGCTGTTAGTTGTTTTAGCAACCCTAGTGATTCCTTTTCAGCTGTTAGTTATACCTATATTTTTGGTGTTGAAGTGGGGACACTTAATTAATACCTATGGGGCGCTGATTTTACCCACGGCTGTCAATGGCTTTGGCATATTTCTTTTACGCCAATATTTTCAGACAATTCCGGTAGAACTAGAAGAAGCAGCCATCATTGACGGGGCAAACAGGTTACAAATCTTATGGCGGGTGTTATTACCTTTAGCCCGTCCGGCTTTGGTGACGTTGTTTTTATTCACCTTTATTGCGGAATGGAATGATTTGTTTAAGCCTTTGGTATTTACCACACGCCCCGAATTAAGAACCGTACAGTTGGCATTAGCCGAGTTTCAAGAACAATTTACCAACAACTGGCCTTTGATGATGGCAGCCGTAACAATTGCAACCGTACCAGTGATGGCACTATTTTTAATTGGTCAGCGTCAATTTATTCGGGGAATTGCTACAACGGGAATCAAGAATTGATGTTGGGAAGTGAGGATGAGGGAAGGGGGACAAGGGGGACAAGGGGGACAAGGTAGTAGTAAGTCGGTAATTGCAGCGCACTAGATGAAGCAACTTAAAATAGTCTGACAACTCGTGATAAATGACCAAATAAAAAACTTTTTTAGATATCAAATACCATCCATTTTCCCCTCCTCTTCCTTGTCTCCCTTGTCTCCCTTGTCCCTCTCCTCTCCCCATCAAATAGGACTGCTAAATCAGCAAAGGGTGTTAGTCTATGTCTTGCCAAAAATCTTTGCCAATACTTTTGGGTTTCAGCTTGGGTGCAATTTTGCTGTTACCAATTTCTCCTTCATTAGCAGAAATAGCTGCCGTTCCCTTACCTTCAGATGCGCCGTTGGAACTAGATTTATTAACTAAACCCAACAGCAATGTAATTACAGCTAACACCATTAACCCACAAGGATTAACAACTCCAAGTTTATGGTTAGCGCAAGCTAATTCTGAAAGTAAGTTGTTGGATAATTGGATAGCGTATCCTGCTACTGCAACCACACCCGGAAGAGTAGATGTAATTGTCAATCAACAAGTTTGGAGCATACTAGATTATCTAGAACGCTACAGTTTTATAAATCGCCTCGGCAATGTTGCCCGAAAGGATGTTTATAATTTGCGGGTGTTTAATTATCAGCAGGAACTTTTAGGGAGTTATACCTGTAACTTTCAAACTAATCCAACATCATGCCGCATTCAAATTAATTCTTTAAATAGATTAGTATTACAGCAATCGTCTGAATGAAGGTGATAGGTGATAGGTGATAGGTTACAGGTGAAAATGTTATTAGTATTTTTAGGTTAATTAAACTAAAATTTTCTTGCCTCCCGCCTTCTGCCTGCTTGGTGAGCGAAGTCGAACCACTGCCTCCTGCCTTCTCTCAACTACTTAATTAACTTGTCTTGATTTTAGTAAACAGAGATTCATACTGTTTTGTTGTTGATGCCGATAATGGCAGTAAAAATTCACTTTTCGGGAAAACTTGCTGATTTGTTTGTAATAAACTCTGTATTGGTTCGGCAATATCAGTAATTTTAATATCAGAAATAATTGGTGAATTGGTTTTAGTTTTGGTGGTGATTTGTTTGGCGATTTCCTGTTGCCAACAAAAGTCAATCCACTTAGATGATATGTCGTTTTTGCTGGCTTTAGTGGGGCGTACCCATAAATCTGCCCAAATGGCTGTTCCTGATTTGGGGATGACTACATTAAGTTGGGGATAACGTGACAAAATTGGTAATACATCACTTGACCAACCAACGGCTAACCAAGTATCTCCTGTAATTAAAGCTTCGAGGTAGTTGTTAGAACTGTAGAATTTTACTTGTTGGTTTAAGGTTTGCAGTTCTTTTTCCAGGTTAGGTACGGTGTCGAGGTTTTCGGTGTTGTAAGATTGTCCGAGTTTCTTCAATGCTAGACCGATTACTTCTCTAGGATTATCGAGTAAAGAAATTTGCGATCGCAACCCATCCCGCCATAAATCACTCCAGTCTTGGGGTTGCCAGCCTAATTCTTGAAATTTCTGGCGATCGTATACAATCACTGTACTACCCCAACGATAAGGCGCAGCCCAGACTTTTCCTTGAGGATCTAAGTTTCCTTGTTCATTGCGCGTTACTAATTGTCGCCATCTTTCGTCCAAATTCGACCAAGATTTTAATTGTTGGACTTCTGCTGCTTCTAGCGGTTGAATTAATTTTTGTTCAATGGCACTTTTTAGCCAGTAATCTCCCAAACTTACCAAGTCTACTACATCGGTTGTTTGGGAATTAATAAATGGAATCCAGCGCGTCCAATTTTGTTTATCGTTGGTTTTTGCTTGTTCTTGCCAATGTTGCAATTGTTGATATAAATTTTGAATTTGCTCAACGGGAGAGAATTTTAACTTTGGCTTTGGCTGCAAAAATTGGCTAAATTGATCAACTACTT is drawn from Aulosira sp. FACHB-615 and contains these coding sequences:
- a CDS encoding aldehyde oxygenase (deformylating); protein product: MQQLADGLEIDFQSETYKDAYSRINAIVIEGEQEAYENYIKLAELLPDHSDDLIRLSKMESRHKKGFEACGRNLNVTPDLQFAKEFFAPLHDNFKVAAAQGKVVTCLLIQSLIIECFAIAAYNIYIPVADAFARKITEGVVKDEYSHLNFGEVWLKANFEASKAELEEANRQNLPIVWKMLNQVATDAEVLAMEKEALVEDFMIQYGEALSNIGFTTRDIMRLSAYGLSAA
- a CDS encoding carbohydrate ABC transporter permease, with protein sequence MMKSSWHLKSGDIFSLAVLLLGAFIVLLPLFVVFFTSFAPPGATPDITMPRNWSLDNYHDAWQRGKFLLAFANSTVVAIAVTAFQLITSALAGYALARLKFRGRQALLLVVLATLVIPFQLLVIPIFLVLKWGHLINTYGALILPTAVNGFGIFLLRQYFQTIPVELEEAAIIDGANRLQILWRVLLPLARPALVTLFLFTFIAEWNDLFKPLVFTTRPELRTVQLALAEFQEQFTNNWPLMMAAVTIATVPVMALFLIGQRQFIRGIATTGIKN
- a CDS encoding extracellular solute-binding protein; the protein is MDRRSFLLSVSGLALSQLLVGCENKNQTKLSVQLLKNSIPAQVVDQFSQFLQPKPKLKFSPVEQIQNLYQQLQHWQEQAKTNDKQNWTRWIPFINSQTTDVVDLVSLGDYWLKSAIEQKLIQPLEAAEVQQLKSWSNLDERWRQLVTRNEQGNLDPQGKVWAAPYRWGSTVIVYDRQKFQELGWQPQDWSDLWRDGLRSQISLLDNPREVIGLALKKLGQSYNTENLDTVPNLEKELQTLNQQVKFYSSNNYLEALITGDTWLAVGWSSDVLPILSRYPQLNVVIPKSGTAIWADLWVRPTKASKNDISSKWIDFCWQQEIAKQITTKTKTNSPIISDIKITDIAEPIQSLLQTNQQVFPKSEFLLPLSASTTKQYESLFTKIKTS